AGTGTGCGAATGGAAGGGGCTGGCCGAGTATTATGATGTGGTGGTGGGGTCGCGGGTGGCCGAGCAGGCCGCCTGGGCCTATCCGCTACCGACGCCCGCCTTTGCGGCCATCGCCGGCCACCTGGCCTTTTATGCCGGCCTGATGGACGCCTGCACGGTGGCTGGCGAGCGGGTGCGGCCTCAGCCCGGCGGCTTCTATGGCGGCTGGATCACGAGCGACCTGGCCGGCCCCTTCAAGGGCGAGCCGGGGAGCATGGGCTGGTAGGCGACGCCAATTCCATCGCCGGCTGGCGTCGGAAGCAGAAGGGTGGGGTGTTGGATCGTAGATGGGCAGCGGAGGGCCGCTCCAGCCACGAACCAACACCCCAAGAGGATCCACGCGTCAGGGAATGTAGACGACCGTGAGCGTGGCCGGCTGGGCCTGATAGCTTTCCAGGCTATCCATGTTCACACGGCCGGCGGGGCCGCTGGTTTGGATGGCCAGGTAGCCCCGGCCGTCCCCCGGGTAGCCCCGGCCGTCCCCCGGGTAGCCCCGGCCGTCCCCCGCAGCCCAGGCCGCGACCTGCGACCGGGCATCGACCACAACCGTGGCCGGCGTGCTGGGCACGGCCAGGGCGGCGCCGGGGTTGTAGAAGCTCAGGGCTCCGGCGAGCACGTCGGCGCCGGTGACTGTGAGCGGGTCGAAGGCGCTGACGTTGGCCACCTGCACGGTCTTGCCCAGGGCGCCGCTCTTGTTCTCGACCCTGTGCAGGGTCAACTGGGCCGAGAGCAGCTGCACGCCGGCGGGCAGCTGGCTGCGGTCGAAGGCGAGGAGGATGTTGTCCAGCCCGGTGGTGCGGGAGGTGAGGATGGCGGCGGTGTTGTAGTTCACCAGGGGGGCGCCGGTGTTGACCCAGGTATCGGCCAGCAGCGGCAGGGTGATGGCGGCCGTCTCGACCACGGGCAGGGTGTTGGAACTGAAGGTTCCCTGCGGGGTGATCAGGCGGTGCTGCACGGCCCCGGCGCGGGCGCTGACCTCGACCTGGAAGCTGAAGGAGGCCGTCTGCTGATCGGCGATCTCCCCGGCCCAGGCCACGGCCACGACGCCAGGATGGGTCGCCTGCGCGGCCAGATCGTAGCCCATGGCGGCCAGTTGCCCGGCCGTGAGCGGGAAGGCGCCGTTGCTGGCGCTGCCGGCCACGTATTGCACCTCTGTATCCAGCGGCACGAGCAAGAAAGCGTCGTAGGCGGCGCCAGAGTAGTTGGTGGCTGCGGCCGCGACTGTGATCGTAGAGCCGGTGACCAGCGGGTCGGCGTCGGTGTGCTGGCTGATGCTGCCCAGCCAGGCCGGAATGGCGAGTTCTTCTTCCAGGCGCACCTGGTCGAGCCTGAACATGCCGGCGGCGCCATCGGGCAGGTCGAAGCCGTAGCCATGCACGGCGGTGAGGTCGAGGCCGTCATCGGGCGCGCCAGCGGGCTGCGCGGCGCTGCGATGGAAGAAAGCGAAGGGGAGTTCCACTTTCTGCCAGCCGGCCACATCATCCACGAAACTGGCCTGGAAACGCTCGGCCGTGTCCGCGGCCTGGTAGACGCGTACGTAATCGACCGCCAGGTTCTGCGGGAAGGTCATCCCCTCGGCGATGGGGCCGCCGAAGTTGCCGCCGATGGCCAGGTTGAGGATGAGATAGAAGGGATGGTTGTAGACCCACTCGTGCGGGGCCACGTCGGCGGGGGTGGCGTTGTGATAATTGACGCCATCGACGAACCAGTGGATCTCGTCCGGCCCCCACTCCACGGCGAAGGTGTGGTAGTTGCCGGCCACGCCGCCGGGGAGGTTGAGCGTGGCGCCGAAGCCGGAGCCGCCGGAATAGCCCGGCCCGTGGATGGTGCCGAACACGTCGTTCGGGAACTTGCTGACGTATTCCATGATGTCGATCTCGCCCGATTGCGGCCAGCCGACTTCGTCGATATTCGTGCCCAGCATCCAGAAGGCGGGCCAGAGGCCGGCGGGGCCGGGCGGAACCAGGGCGCGGGCCTCGATGCGGCCATATTCGAATTCGTTCTTCTGGGCCGAGATCAGGCGGGCGGAGGTGTAGTCGCAGGGGCCGTACCAGCATTGGCGGGCGTCGCCATCGGCGGTCTCTTGCAGCGAGAGGATGAGGTTGCCGGCGCCATCGTTGCTGGCGTTAGCCGGGTCGTCGCTGTAGAACTGGAATTCGCCGTTGCCCCAGCCGGGGATGCCGTACATGGTGCCATCGCCGATCTGGTGCGTCCACTTGTTCGGGTTGGGTGGCGTCCCCGCTGGCCCGTCGAATTCGTCGCTCCAGACCATGACCCAATCGGTGGCGGGCGTCTCGCCAGTGCTGGCGGCGACGTTGTCCTGCAGTTCCACCGTGACCCGCTCGCC
This genomic stretch from Caldilineales bacterium harbors:
- a CDS encoding DUF427 domain-containing protein, with the translated sequence MKPQPIPPQPGQESVWDYPRPPRCEPTSKRIVVVFAGVTIADTVAAKRVLETSHPPVYYIPTADIDMRHLRRAAGGSVCEWKGLAEYYDVVVGSRVAEQAAWAYPLPTPAFAAIAGHLAFYAGLMDACTVAGERVRPQPGGFYGGWITSDLAGPFKGEPGSMGW